From Oceanococcus atlanticus, a single genomic window includes:
- a CDS encoding FadR/GntR family transcriptional regulator encodes MFQTVEKRSLSEAVYAQLRDRILSDELSAGEELPSERVLTELLGVNRGAVREALKRLQQARLIAVRHGGATQVLDWRREAGLEMLPSLLVSASGQINTEVARGILSLRQSLAPTIAAAAAQQAQTALADGLDGMLERMQAAGGDDARLQVLALDYWREVIDGSGNIAYRLAFNSLEATYAAIRPLLTAVMREEFRDIAGLKALAQAIRQGDSQAAHDHAAAHVALGGQAIERLLQQLGSRQKGQA; translated from the coding sequence GTGTTTCAAACCGTGGAAAAGCGTTCCCTGTCCGAGGCGGTTTACGCCCAGCTGCGCGACCGTATCCTCAGCGACGAACTGAGTGCCGGCGAGGAGCTGCCCTCGGAGCGTGTCCTGACCGAGCTGCTCGGGGTTAACCGTGGCGCCGTGCGGGAGGCGCTCAAACGCTTGCAGCAGGCGCGCCTGATTGCCGTCCGCCATGGCGGCGCGACCCAGGTCCTGGACTGGCGACGCGAGGCCGGACTGGAAATGCTGCCCAGCCTGTTGGTCAGTGCCAGCGGCCAGATCAACACCGAAGTGGCGCGCGGCATCCTCAGCCTGCGTCAAAGCCTGGCGCCGACCATCGCCGCTGCCGCCGCGCAGCAGGCCCAGACTGCGCTGGCCGACGGGCTGGATGGCATGCTCGAACGTATGCAGGCCGCTGGCGGTGACGACGCACGGCTGCAGGTCTTGGCGCTGGATTACTGGCGCGAGGTAATCGATGGCAGCGGCAACATTGCGTACCGCCTGGCCTTCAACTCACTGGAGGCCACCTACGCAGCCATTCGCCCGCTGCTGACCGCCGTGATGCGCGAAGAATTTCGTGATATTGCCGGCCTGAAGGCTCTGGCCCAAGCCATCCGCCAGGGCGACAGCCAGGCGGCGCACGACCACGCTGCGGCCCACGTGGCCCTAGGCGGTCAGGCCATTGAACGCCTGTTGCAGCAACTTGGATCCCGTCAAAAGGGGCAAGCATGA
- a CDS encoding universal stress protein, producing the protein MKSLSKIILASEFSSTCECAREHAQALALRSGAELHVVHVQVLHGDQFGWAGIPDIKAVERAMDQMSDTRMARFVSGLDGAVTQVVMRDISASPAILRYAAEQQADLIVMGTHSRKGMDRLFMGSVASEVIRRSEVPVLAIGPEQHHPEDGYQRLLAAVDFSPSSDAALRQARAMALERQADVIAQHVIDDRSLPPYFQGDFIEPQRESARLAMQQLLRTLDAPPRIDPVISTGKPAQALVEAARAHAVDLIVVGDAGLSALDRFFLGSTADRLLRVATCPVLVHRGDIIGNL; encoded by the coding sequence ATGAAAAGCCTGTCCAAAATTATTCTGGCCAGCGAATTTTCCAGCACCTGTGAATGCGCACGCGAGCATGCTCAGGCCCTGGCTTTGCGCAGCGGTGCCGAGCTGCACGTGGTGCATGTTCAGGTATTGCACGGCGACCAGTTCGGTTGGGCCGGCATTCCTGACATCAAGGCGGTCGAGCGCGCCATGGATCAGATGTCAGACACGCGCATGGCCCGCTTCGTCAGTGGTTTGGATGGCGCCGTAACCCAAGTGGTGATGCGCGATATCAGCGCCTCGCCGGCCATCTTGCGTTACGCCGCCGAGCAGCAGGCCGATCTGATTGTCATGGGCACACACTCGCGCAAGGGCATGGACCGCCTGTTCATGGGCAGCGTGGCGAGCGAGGTTATACGCCGCAGCGAAGTCCCGGTGCTGGCTATCGGCCCTGAGCAGCACCATCCCGAGGACGGCTATCAGCGCCTGCTTGCTGCGGTGGATTTTTCTCCCAGTTCAGATGCCGCATTGCGACAGGCGCGTGCGATGGCGCTTGAACGCCAAGCCGATGTGATCGCCCAGCATGTGATCGATGACCGCAGTTTGCCGCCGTATTTTCAGGGTGATTTCATCGAGCCGCAGCGCGAGAGCGCGCGTCTGGCCATGCAGCAACTGCTGCGCACGTTAGATGCGCCGCCGCGCATTGATCCTGTCATCAGCACGGGCAAGCCAGCGCAAGCTCTGGTTGAGGCCGCGCGCGCGCATGCAGTGGACCTGATCGTGGTCGGCGATGCCGGTTTGTCAGCGCTGGATCGCTTTTTCCTCGGTAGTACCGCAGATCGATTGCTGCGCGTTGCAACGTGCCCTGTGCTGGTTCATCGGGGCGACATCATTGGCAATCTCTGA
- a CDS encoding potassium channel family protein, translated as MLSAHTTAMLLTLGVVAITVTLHYEGLNALNNALPRWRHVPARLRMLVLIALLLVLHLVEIGIFGLGIHMATHFPSLGGISGGHPALSLMDAVYLSATTYSTLGYGDLVPHGAIRILVGVESVVGLLMITWSASFTYLEMQRYWTPR; from the coding sequence ATGTTGTCCGCGCACACCACAGCCATGTTGCTGACCCTGGGCGTCGTCGCCATAACAGTGACCCTGCACTACGAGGGACTGAACGCCCTGAACAACGCTTTGCCACGTTGGCGCCATGTGCCCGCGCGCCTGCGCATGCTGGTGCTGATTGCCTTGCTGCTGGTTCTGCATCTGGTCGAAATCGGCATTTTCGGCCTGGGCATCCACATGGCCACACACTTTCCTAGCCTCGGCGGCATTTCCGGCGGCCACCCGGCGTTGAGCCTGATGGATGCGGTCTACCTGTCAGCCACCACCTATTCCACACTGGGCTATGGCGATCTGGTGCCGCACGGCGCGATCCGCATTCTGGTCGGAGTGGAATCGGTGGTCGGCCTGCTCATGATCACCTGGTCGGCCTCGTTCACCTATCTGGAGATGCAGCGCTACTGGACCCCGCGCTAA